Genomic segment of Sebastes umbrosus isolate fSebUmb1 chromosome 19, fSebUmb1.pri, whole genome shotgun sequence:
aTCTCCAGTGAAAGGGGCCTATTAAATGACGCCAACCTCTGCTTCAGGATATCATTAAATATTGCATGCAAACGCCATGTCGCTATATTATTGATATTGTGAGACTGAGTCAAAAGTGAACGAGAAATGAACTGCAAattgcagatttaaaaaaaaaaaaaggtctgaacaCAAATTCCTGTTCGCGTTCACAGGTTAATGTAGGTCAGTGACATACATTAACCTGACCTGACATGATTTGGTTGTTTAACATTGCATGTACTATGTTCAATAAAGtactgctatttttttttttccacatggaggaagtaaataaaaaagaaaagaaagagagagagaaaaacaaacaatgacacAGCTAGATTTTTGCTATAAAAAATGTTCAGAGCTTTAAACGTCTTATGGAAGGTATTATAAGAAATATTGCTtggataaatatatataaaattgacaaaaacaacaactgacGATACTCAGAGTTGCACATTCGTCCACCAAGGCGACACAATACTCAATAATaagaaatgtttattaatgttaaatctggatttgcataaaaaaaaatcactaaatCACAGACAATCATGGGATATATATGCAATATGTGTCTAGTTCATTAACAAAAAAGAGTTACAAATTTTAAGAAATCCTCCAAAAAAAACTGATCCAGCCAAAAGAGAATCCCTTGTTCCCAGGCCCGTCATCCAACTTCCCATCAACTTTTATTGAAGTGTGTTGACAGATTGTTTGAATATGCTGCTAACAGACTGGGACCCATTACCTCCTTGGGTCGTGGGCGTAAACAGAGGAACTCTTACAGGgcttcacatttttaattagtGTGGAGGTTCTTTTTGCCTCTGGTTGGCTCTGCTGGGTAttcagaaatgaaaaaaaaataatgtaaccTTGTTGGAAGGACATATCACAGCATCTCCTATTGGCAATAATTAACTGCAAAATCAAAGTGGTTGCTAAGCTTGTCACTCCGAAGTAAAACAACAGCAGAGAGAATAAAGGCTTTGTGATTTGTTTGCTCGGTCCGTCCTTGTTTACACAGCACACTTAGGCTGATAATGATGTCAGGCCCCTCTCTACAAAGTGGAATGAGAGATATCTGTTTTCTAACCAAAGTAATGCAACACGTGTAAACACATAATCCAATTTAAAAaggtcttaaaggtcccatatcatgctcattttcaggttcatacttgtattttgtgtttcgaATAGAACaggtttacatgctgcaatgttaaaaaaaacaattttattttccttgtactgtctgtctgaatatacctgtaataACTCTccatctgaaacgctccgttttagtgcgtttcaacggaattgcaatggaattgcgtagctaggcaacagtttgggtccatgtttacttcctgtcagctgatgttatgaacatacactgcaacaggaaataaactgggacacatttagaatgtttacatttaaaaccgcgtaatgggctaaatattgtatatttgtgacatcacaaatggacagaaatcctaacggcttgtttcaaacgcacaatttctgaatacgagctgtgtgtatttctccgtatattgagcgctttgatagtttaacagtatttatatagcacttaaacctactttataatgaaaaagacctgaaaatctcacttttttacaatatgggacctttaacacattACTCATAGTAACCTTTTAtatctctgtgtatgtgtgtgtttgtctctctctctctctctctctatatatatatatatatatataaattaatgttTGTATTAAATCTGTTTTGGTAAGAAATATTTAAGTTTatagaagacattttcaaaaaaccTCTGTATTTAAAAGCAGAGCATATCATACTCGGGGAAACCTCCAACTGGTCTCGGTAAAGATGAACGTTACTTATTTAGAATACTCAGAATCACAGCACTGAAGCAAATAACAAAAGGGTGGAATAAAACTAAACCCCCAGATttaataaaatggaaaagtgtaattcaaaaagtaaaagttatggaaaagggaactcacaaaataagtaatatggaggatgtttttgagaagagatggagtctaacagaaggaaaaatatagTTACATGGGTtaatacacatgcacatatacatgtGTTTGGAGGTGACCTGACCTTAaggaggatgcatgtgtgtgcctaTGTAAATGATACTACTAtatatttaacttaatttatttgttgatttaatttattattactctcgtatttttgtattattattgttttgttttttttgtttggtttttttaactattgtttctttttgtcattattattattgttatttcttttcttggttttgtttcggTTCTGAATGTTGAAGATGTTTTCTCTCGTGTACTTGATGGatttgtctgtaagctcatcgacttaaaagttggtttaaagatttaaaacagtggattgcatatgaaaacagccttgaaaaaataaagtataaaaaaaaatatgtttgttgtgtcaataaaacagacaaataaataaaaaaacaatatattgcaatatcaaaggataaatgtaaaaaacaacaacaaaaaaacaaaacaaatccccAGCTGTCTCAGATACAGCCTAGCTAATAGGACGCTGTTAAACTTATATCTAGTTTGTCCTACTGTACTTAGTAGGATGGGTTTAGAGAGCAAACTGTGGAGTCACTGCCAGCCTGAAAACATGATAGTGTCTACTCTGTAGTTTGGTTAGCCGTGCTCTCTCCATCCCCCTGGTTGTCTACGGTGCAGCCGCCAGCCCCAGCGGACCCTACTGAACCTACCTTGTCCTCTCCGACGCTGCCGGTGCCGGAGACGGAGCCGGAGCCCGAGAGCGGCTCCTCGGCGGCGGACAGCGGGTGGAGGATCTCCGCGATGGGCTTCATCCCCGAGCTGGCCAGGCCTTTCGGAGCGCCGACACTCATCCTGCTGGAGGCGGGAAGACGTGGCCGGGTAacggggagaggaggagggggtaaCGACGGCTGCCCGGTTCTCCGGTTCTAGTTCTAGTGTAGACTAGAGGAAGGTGTTTTCTGTTCCTCCGTTAGGTCTCTTCAGATGAGATGGTTGGTCACTATCTGTCAGCTGACTTCTACTGCGCAGCTCCGGAAGTTAAACTCTACACGAACCCGGATGTAAACATATGAATCACGTGATTAGCAACAGCAACGAATGAAATTCTATTCAAAGATCGTCTATTGTGAAGATGAAGTGTTATTGAAactatagcatgtcgaaagttttatgaaaaaaaagtcatagtatagttggttgatcattttaatgcaataaatgtcatagtatagtatgtcgaaaatgttatgaaaaaaaagtcgtagtatagtatgtagaaaactttcattaaaaaagtcatagtatagtatgttatccCTGCTCATAGCACAGCACAACAAGGAAacatcatctaaaaaaaaatcagtcagcataaaagatatattaatacaaatacaaattaattatttatttttaaaacaactGAAGGTCTAgaaagatggattttttttgccatagagacagctgtttttatttcttttagttttagttttttgttgttttttacatttatcctttgaaatttcaatatattgttattaattgtttttaatttgtttgtttgtattatattatattcatgttCTTttcaaatatctatatattgtaatttgcttaatatTGTGAAGATCAGTCTTACTAAAACTGCTTATCCCTGCTCATAGCACAGCAAAACAAGGAAAcatcatctaaaaaaaatgaagaaatattaataaaaaatacaaattaattatttattttgaaaacaaaaaacattctcAACTGAAGGTCTAGAAAGATggatatttttttctccttttccatAGAGAcagctgttttttgttgttgttgtacatttatcctttgatatagcaatacattgttattaattttttttatttgtttgtttgttttattgacacaacaaacatatttttacttctttatttttttcttccatttacatgcatgttctttttaaaatatcaatctattgtaatttgcttaatgaattgtatatatgtatgtatatgtttctgtttttattttattcttttttaatttttaatttattattgaattgacgctttggcaatattgttcacctgacagtcatgatcaataaagcaaattgaattgaaattgacaGCTAACAGTCATTGTCACTAAACTATATTTTCCCGTACATCTGGACTCCAACGTGGACCTCCTTATTATGATACCTTGATTCatttaaatatctgaaaataatgttttttttgggtaATGATGCTCCTTTGATAGCCCTGTTCTCTTGGTTCTTCTTGATTGTGGTTACCAGAAATAGGAGCAGAGTGACAACTCACGTTTTTACTCCCTATCTAACGCATGCATCGTAAAAACCGGTACTTGCTTTCAAGAGGCAAAATGCGACTCATCAATCGTACATAAGCAAGAGTTTTATCCTCATTTTAAtagttacagttacagtaacagtaacacgATCTGTGTAGTTTATCCAGCTCCAGTTAAAGTTACATTTACCACCCAGTAATCGTTGTCCGTTATCCAACCAGGGCAACATTAGCCGGGCGgaaggaaacacaaacacaaaagacCTTTAGCTTTCATAGAATACCTTTGTGTggtttgttattttcacctgtCTCTTGCTACCTGCACCGACATGGCTACTAACCCTCCAGGACAAGGTAAATATGTTTTGGGGACAATAGATATTGGTATTGATCGTCTCTATCGAGCTGTAGCATACCAGGGGCGTAGCTGCGAATTCCGGCCCCCTGGAAACACTCTGCTCTCTGGGGTTCCCCCCTTGAGGAAATAATAGCTAATTGGTTGCCTGTCATTAGATTAATTAAGTGATGTTAGCTGATTACATAATTGTCtcatccctctctgtctttctgtctcttcctTTTCTTATTTTCTCCATCTAGCCTTCCCGAACAAGGCACGGGTGGCGATACTGGCCGagctggagaaggagaggagacggcTGATGAACACTCCTGGAGCCAGGTAGGGAGAGCAGCATCCAGACCTGCTGGAGGGTAACAGGAGTCTCAGTCACAACCTGggagaaaactttttttttctcagtaacACTGATCTTCACTatattaagcaaattacaatatatagatatttaaaaagagcatgcatgtaaatggaagagaaaacaataaagaagtaattaatgtttgttgtgtcaataaaacaaacaaagaaataaaaaacagttaatgtcaaaatattgcaatatcaaaggataaatgtaaaaaacaacagaaaacaaaaacccaGCTGTTTCTAtggcaaaggaaaaaaaaatccatctttctaagataagataagataagatgaacctttattaatccccggagggaaattcaagtgtaaaaagcagcatcatcagcaaacagagtgaaacacaggagaggtaaaggtatacaaaaattataaaaacaataatagagatataaaagatacagagtgaatgggtgaacatagtgtgtacagtctgtcaataaataaatgtagtatgtacaataaatacatttaatatgtacatatgtgcagtctataaagtggtatataggatgtatagagtaaagtaagtgtaaagtgcaccagtggttagtgtccaagatggttgcagaaagtgcatgtttaaaggcagatagtgcgtgtttaaagttcttaaagtactcatagttctcatatgggggtcagccttggttgtggagcctgatggctaccagcatgaaggactgacccaggcgctttgtgttgtgccgaggggggatgagtctgtggctgaaggtgctcctcatcttgactagctcaaGATATTTATATgactataaatataaatacttaaatatatatatcaatattcaAATCAGATTTATTTCCCCCTTGCCCTGTCCTCCTACTCATAGCATCCCGCTGTCCAGACCGAGTCTGAAGGAGTTCAGGGACAACGCAGAACAGCAGCACATCGCTGCCCAGCAGAAAGCTGCCCTGCAGGTGAGACAAAcacatttaatgcattaattaaaacagaaatcaaaATACTTTAAGTTACTCATCCtaattttacatatatatatgttttgatTATGTTGTTTATTCTGTTGTCTTATTCAAATCCTAATAGTACATAATGTAAATATCCAGTTAGGTTTTCATTCGGTGTCGGTGACTTTTCCTGTGTTTGGCTTCATGATATTTAAGATTCTGAGAGATTCTGCAGTTTCTAACTGATGCAGGAAGCATATTTCTTGTAAATCACAATCATAAAGGCACCCGTACTGAGTCATGTTTGAATACCAGCTCAATAGCAGTCATCGCCCCGGCTTGAATAGAGGTCTGAAAatcattcagagagagagaggttttgAGGCAACATGAAGCATCTTACAGAAGTTTAAAGAGGCTCGTCACTGCATGGAGTGGCATTAAAGTCTCAAAAATAattttgcacacaaaaaaaaaaacttaaagttGAACTGGCAGTTCCCACATTCTCTAGGTAAACATGTTTTCTACATGACCGAAAGCTAGTTAAAGTAATTTTGGCAAacatggcagaaaatgctgttttcagcctctcaaatatggagatttcctgcgtttctctgttttacatcatATTAATCTGTATATCTTCGGGTTTTGGAtttgacaaaataagacatttaaagacatcccCTTGGACTTTgaaaaactgggatggacatttttccaatattttctgacatttttacagaccaatcgattaatctaaaaaaataatcggcagattaatcgataacaattagttgcagccctaatgtgatTATTAAATGGTGAACGTGGTCAGTAGTAACACAAACATTTGCCTACCTGTGTCTTCTCTTGcagcatgcacacacgcactcatCGGGCTTCTTCATCACTCAGGACTCCTCGTTCGGGAACCTCATCCTCCCCGTCATCCCACGCCTGGAGCCTGAGTCTTGACCTTTTGACCTcctgctctcctcctgctgagaCAAAGCTTTCAAACGACACACGTGCACACCAgacccacctctctctctctctctctctctctctctctcactctctctctctctatctctctctctctctctctctctcccagtgtCTCTCTTTTAAGTCTGTGATTAATGGACAGTTGTTTGTCATGTTGTAAACAATCTCAGGGGAGTGTGAAtctgtcatttttacattttccagaCCCAACAAGTTGGCTGCTGAATTCTAGGAAAGCTTTCAAAAAACAGTCGGAAGAAGGTTCCAGATAGCTGTGAGACATCCTGCGCAGGGGGCTAAAAACAAACTCTGCagaaatactgtacatgctaTCCTGCTCCGTTGCCTTTCACCACACTAATCCATTAAAAATGCACATTTTGTCAGGCTTTTTACATTTGTAATGGATTTGTATCgatatttgaataataaaattgtgacattatattataaatattgaattgcaGTTTTTACTTTTGCAAGTATAAAGGTCCACACGCATAGTCCATAGCTATGTTCAcattatagagtgctgcaggagtgagtcctaaaacctggaactgagttaacattttagcactttcagttccctcgtctggaagtcaaagggtgttttgaatgggttttaaagtgatccattttcaaaagggaaaaaaacattcctTCATCCACGGGTAGGGTGTTACGTGAGAAAGGCAAGTGTGCTGATACTTGTTGGTGTCTTTGTTCCATATTGATTTATAGGATTTGAGGATTTATATGTGTAACCATCTACTTGAGTGCCTTACATTGGATTTTGGacaaagtcatattttttttcctttctaaaATGAAAGAAGACTTTCTAAACTTCATAATGCTCACTCTTTTTAgtagttttattgtgaaacagcacacaaaacaacacacgtgacaaaataaatacCCTATATTAGAAAACATTTGTTGAGTCACTGAACCATGAAGACTTAAAAGTCCGTCATTTATCAGACTGTTTACTAGAACATTAAATGCAGAGCCACTGAGTTATAAAGTGGTTTGAGTGACCAACACAGAATTATTACAATACTCATtgtatatctgtttttttttcagaagttaGAAATAGATTATAATGCATTCTGAGCTTCCGTGACTGCCGTTTCAGTTGACTGTCCCGGAAAAGCTAAGAACAGGAGCTTATTCTTTCCAAGAGTCGCAATTCATGGAATGTAGTGCATCCATGTGATGATCGGAAGCACACGAGattgtgaaaaagaaaatcacaaagACTTTGCCATAGAATTCCTGGAATGAGTGATAGAGGATCACAGACTCAGATGGTGTAGTATGTAACAGTAAAAATAAGAGAATCCAAGGGTGGGCTTTCTTGTTATATGTACAAGAAAGccgctgtggctcagagggtagagcaggttgtccaccaatcggaaggtcggtggttcgatccccggctgctccaggtcacatgtcgatgtgtccttgagcaagacacttaacacttaaccccaaattgctcccgaagacatagccatcggtgtgtgaatgagtatttagattagatcctgatgggcaaagttggcaccttagcagcctctgccatcagtgtatgaatgtgtgaatactgacatgtagtgtaaagcgctttgagtggtcggaagactagaaaagcgctatataagtccaagtccatttaccattttacaGGAAGTGTGTATTGTTGGCCTCCGATTCAGCCAGAACGAGCCAGTCGGTCTGTAAATGTTTGTCACTTTGACACAATGGGCAGCAGTTCGCCTTTCGCCTTCATCATTTTGATCTTGACCCTAATGTTGTCATCCATCGCCTGTCGGCAGCGGTGGGCATAATGTGCCAGCGTCTCCTCTTTCTCATCCCACGGCGCCAGCGCGTGAAACACCTCCGGAGCGGACAGGCTGAGCTCGGCTATGGCCGCCGTGCGGGAGATGGTGTTGCGGTCCACGCCGACCCGGTCGAAGGCCACCTTCATGGAAACGCTGCGGCGGAACTCCTGGAGGGCTGCCATGTAGCGCGCTATTACACCCACCACGTTTTtcactggagaggagagggacacATTAATGCAATATTTAGTAACAACCATACATTCTACTTTATGGGTGCTTATAACCACAGTATGACAGTGGTGTCAGTGTCATTGTGTGGTTATTCTTCCTTGTTGCGTCATGTCCTTACTCCTGACTCGGGTGTTTTCTCCGTCCCGGCTCCTCTTGCTCTTCAGGGTCCGGTTGCGGTCCAGAGGGTGAAGCTCCATTTCCTCAAATGAGTCAAACAGCGTCGGCGAATCGACCGCTGCCACGTCGTCAGAAGACGGCATGTGTGAACTTCCCGGTTCCATTGGATTAGAGCCACAAAGCCACCTCTTCTCTGGAATCAGAAATAGAAGTATGACCACTCTGAATTTGGTTAAGATACCAAAGCTTGGAGCACATGGAAAATAACTTTGgcgtttttattttgttctcatTTTGATTTGAGTTTCTTGTAGACATTTAAAGTGCTAATTTCctgtttaatgatttattttacttcttttactactaagttgttttattacttttttttcttttgcatctattttataaatatttttcatcACTATGTGAGGCACTTTTGCATGATAGATTctacacaaaaataaatgtgattttatttaaaggtgccgTGTGTAAGATTTTAGCGGCGTccagcggtgtggttgcagatcgcaaccaactgaaactgaagcagaaataaatgctgcagcttctcaaaACGAACAGAGCTTTCCTGTGTCATGTTtcccggcggctgagtggaccgacgggggttaactccggagcaagttacattatcgactccggcaaaaagcaggaaaagttagcAGAGTGgattgtctgttctgggctactgtagaaacatgccgGCCGGCTCCGCGAAGAGGACGAGCtcagtatgtagatataaacggctcatactaaggtaacgaaaacacaacgatttctattttcaggtgattatacaataaagaaaacataatattatattccatttctgccaatagatccccctaaatgttacacactggtcctttaattcaCTGTAACAATATATAACAGTGTAAGGGTGCAGCAAGCAGTGCTGGTACAGTCGCTGAATTCATCAACAGGTGGGTTTTCAAAGCGAACTCTACCTGGCCGCAGTTTGTCTTGCAGGAAGTCACAGATGAGTTCGGCTTTCTTGGTGAGTTCGTTCTGCAGCAGCTCTTTGTCCTGCTTCAGACTGGAGATGATCTCCGTCATCCGCTGGTTGTGGCTGCGTTCTGCATAGAGCAACGCTCGCAGCTTCTCCAGCTCATTCTGTACCCCTGCAGATTTACACCCATAAAGAAACACGCAGACAGTGAGCAACAGGAAGCCACTGACAGTTAGATACAACACACGTATACGTTGGGTATGTTTCGTATCATATCAAATTCTTTTAAAGATGGGGACAATATCTGGAATAACAACTTTGATTCCTTCTTGCAGGCTCTGTCTCTGCGGGTCTTTCCTAGCCTAACAACAAAGCTGTACCTGCAGTCTTCTCTGTTGTCACTGTGGCTGAGCTGCATGTCTCGGCCTGCTCCGTGGTCCCTGTCATGCAGCCGCCTCCTCCGGGCGGCTCCATCTCTGGGTCCGCTGCTCCCTCACATCCCGGATCCTGCTTGTTaggcaacagtgtgtgtgtgatttgagaGTGCGTGTTTGCCGCTTGTGAAACATAGTCTGCCAATGCTAGCCCCGTGCTAGCTGTGTtagcattaatgtcataatcctCTGCAGAGGTCAGTTCCTGCTTGACCTTCTTCCCGGTTCCTGCTCCTCCTGGTGCCACGCCTCTCTTCCTGGATGGGCGGGGCTCGTAGTCGCCGTCGCCGTCGTCGTCTGTGGCCGACGAATCGCATCCGGCGGTGTCAAACCGCTGGCTGctgagctcctcctcctcctctgatgcTGCTTCGTTAAGGCAGAGGTCACATGACGCCCTCGCTGTCACCTGGAAATTAAAGTTACAGACTGAATCTCCATGTCTACCATGTGCCATAATCTCTTGTTTCAAGTCATCTTCAATACAgcctgatgttcatttagtaaattatggtcccatttagaatcaaatagaccataaagcagggtatgctttagggcgtggctaccttgtgattgacaggtcgctaccacggcgttgtccggtctggaagttgtccatgtttttgtcttagatttttaaccctttcacagtgtgttttcagttcttgaaagttaattgtaacatttttggatACAGCTTATGCCAGTTTATTGCGCCATTGAAACTGCATTTGAATATCTTGAAGTATTAAAGCTGTACTGAACACCTCAAATTAAAATACTCTCAAGTTCAAGATTATACAGACAAAGTACCTCAAATGTCTACTTTACCTTATTGGACGGACGTCCTCCAACAAACCTCTGCTGCTGGCCCTGGCTGGTGTTCGCTGAGCCTCCGCAGCCGTTGCTATGGTCACTGAGGGGCCAGTGGTAGGCGTGTCCTGCACCACAACCCCACACGGCAACAGGGACGCTGCCGCCGTGGCGACCGGGCTCTGGTGTCAGCACATTACCGTGGGATCCGCAGGTGAGGTGCTGCAGGCTGGGGATGAGGTTGCAGATGGTGCCGTGGCTGTGAGCCCAGCGGACGAGTTTACACAGACTGTCAGAGGTGGTCTGAACCGGGTCGGACATGATAATATGAACCTGGAGAAGAGagatgttatgttatgttatgatttgagcatattttgtatgcaaatctccctttaaaggtcccatatcgtgctcattttcaggttcatatttgtaatttgtgtttctaacataacatgtttacatgctataatgttcaaaaaacacattattttcctcatactgtctgtctaaatatacctgtattcaccctctgtctgaaacgctccgttttagtgcattttaaatggaattgcaatggaattgcaatggaattgcgttgctaggcaacactttgggtccatgtttacttcctgtcagctgatgttatttacatccactgcaacaggaaataaactgggacacatttagaatgtttacgtttaaaacggtgtaatgatctaaatattgtatatttgtgacatcacaaatgtaatggcttgtttcaaacacacaatttctgaatacggggctgtgtgtatttctatctatatattgagcgttttgaaaGTTTAACAggatttatatagcacttaaacctgctttataatataaaatacatgaaaatctcactttttacaatatgggacctttaaggtacattttgaacagataaaaaaaatgtgcaattaatcacgactaactatggacaatcatgcgattaaataatattattattaattaatattaatataatattaatattattataaatgtattatactGGAGAAACATGGCAGCTGTCACATGAAATATAGTATGTATCCATGGCAACCAGTAGAGAATTAGTGAGAAATAAAAGTGACAGTGCTTAAGGATGTGATTTAGTGTTATTAGTTTATCctgtctcacactcacacaactATAACACACAGCTGGATAAAGTGACTTGTACCTGCAAACTCTCACTTAAAACTACATTCAAACCATCATCATTGTTCATCATCAGACTGCTTATACATGTCTATCACATCAATTCATCAGACATTGAGAACAAAGCTCCGACACTTCATCAACATGTCTCATATTtaccttttgtttttgttactgAGTTCAAAACAATCCAGCTATGAGTCCCTGAGGCAGGTTTCACATCATCACATGGTCCTCATGTATCACTGCAGGTGTCAAACTGAGACGACTATTAACCGAGTTATCACGCTATAATAATGTTTGATGAGATATCGTGAATatcaatgtacagtatttgtttaGTTAAAAGCCTACATCTCTTTGTCTGGAAGGTTTAACATCGACAGAATCCAACGTGAAAGTCGCTTCACTGCCTCCTGCTGGACGGGAGGAGGCTCTGCTGTCTCCAGTCACTGTGTGATGCTGTAACACTGACCTCTAGTGGCCGGGATGGGTCAACGCACcatactattatattatattatattatattatattatattatattatattatattatattatattatgttatgttatgttatgttatgttatgttatgttatgttatgttatat
This window contains:
- the LOC119478227 gene encoding SOSS complex subunit C codes for the protein MATNPPGQAFPNKARVAILAELEKERRRLMNTPGASIPLSRPSLKEFRDNAEQQHIAAQQKAALQHAHTHSSGFFITQDSSFGNLILPVIPRLEPES
- the LOC119477688 gene encoding uncharacterized protein LOC119477688 isoform X1 — encoded protein: MSDPVQTTSDSLCKLVRWAHSHGTICNLIPSLQHLTCGSHGNVLTPEPGRHGGSVPVAVWGCGAGHAYHWPLSDHSNGCGGSANTSQGQQQRFVGGRPSNKVTARASCDLCLNEAASEEEEELSSQRFDTAGCDSSATDDDGDGDYEPRPSRKRGVAPGGAGTGKKVKQELTSAEDYDINANTASTGLALADYVSQAANTHSQITHTLLPNKQDPGCEGAADPEMEPPGGGGCMTGTTEQAETCSSATVTTEKTAGVQNELEKLRALLYAERSHNQRMTEIISSLKQDKELLQNELTKKAELICDFLQDKLRPEKRWLCGSNPMEPGSSHMPSSDDVAAVDSPTLFDSFEEMELHPLDRNRTLKSKRSRDGENTRVRMKNVVGVIARYMAALQEFRRSVSMKVAFDRVGVDRNTISRTAAIAELSLSAPEVFHALAPWDEKEETLAHYAHRCRQAMDDNIRVKIKMMKAKGELLPIVSK
- the LOC119477688 gene encoding uncharacterized protein LOC119477688 isoform X2; the protein is MSDPVQTTSDSLCKLVRWAHSHGTICNLIPSLQHLTCGSHGNVLTPEPGRHGGSVPVAVWGCGAGHAYHWPLSDHSNGCGGSANTSQGQQQRFVGGRPSNKVTARASCDLCLNEAASEEEEELSSQRFDTAGCDSSATDDDGDGDYEPRPSRKRGVAPGGAGTGKKDPGCEGAADPEMEPPGGGGCMTGTTEQAETCSSATVTTEKTAGVQNELEKLRALLYAERSHNQRMTEIISSLKQDKELLQNELTKKAELICDFLQDKLRPEKRWLCGSNPMEPGSSHMPSSDDVAAVDSPTLFDSFEEMELHPLDRNRTLKSKRSRDGENTRVRMKNVVGVIARYMAALQEFRRSVSMKVAFDRVGVDRNTISRTAAIAELSLSAPEVFHALAPWDEKEETLAHYAHRCRQAMDDNIRVKIKMMKAKGELLPIVSK